Proteins encoded together in one Patescibacteria group bacterium window:
- a CDS encoding exodeoxyribonuclease V subunit gamma, protein MSSSELNKSQEAAALHKEGPLLIIAGAGAGKTKTIAHRIFNLVKEGVEPKNILAITFTNKAAKEMKERIIDLIKKDAPHLLQDSIPFVSTFHSLGVHIIKENSKAIGITRYFSILDKEDSLKAVKSAIKEANLDIKQFDPRRIQNTISRQKGELTDYETYLEEAGDEYFPKMLAIIWGNYENILKKQNALDFDDLILKTVILLQENPEILKYYQSLWKYIHIDEYQDTNKSQYTLTKLLSKEHKNICGVGDSDQSIYGWRGADFKNILNFEKDYPDVKLVLLEENYRSTKNILFAADKVIKKNKLRIDKNMFTKNKEGEKITLFEAENEEKEALFIAEEIEKIISKNKSEASGIAILYRANFQSRSLEEALLKKGIPYQILGVRFFERKEIKDILTFIKVALNPDDQEGLKRIINIPPRGIGKTTLLKIFSGKQNELPQKTEEKVNDFNKLLTSIKKSILTEKPSLVIKNVIKATGMEEFLKSGSEDDQERLENIRELVTLGLKYDDFEAPLGIEKLLTEASLVSDQDSIQEKNKAVRLMTVHSAKGLEFKYVFITGLEEGLFPHQDLGGKGEEHEEEERRLFYVALTRAKEKLYLSFADMRTIFGSKQVNYPSSFLSELPDHLIIFHNNDDAGEDLPTIEF, encoded by the coding sequence ATGAGTTCGTCTGAATTAAATAAATCTCAAGAGGCAGCCGCCCTGCATAAGGAAGGCCCTCTTTTAATAATAGCCGGAGCCGGAGCCGGCAAAACTAAAACTATAGCTCATAGGATTTTTAACCTTGTAAAAGAAGGAGTGGAGCCAAAAAATATTCTTGCTATAACTTTCACCAATAAAGCAGCCAAGGAAATGAAAGAGCGGATTATTGACCTAATAAAGAAAGACGCCCCGCACCTGCTGCAAGATAGCATACCTTTTGTAAGCACTTTTCATTCGCTTGGTGTCCATATTATAAAAGAAAATTCAAAAGCCATTGGCATAACGCGATATTTCTCTATCTTAGACAAAGAAGATTCTTTAAAAGCCGTTAAGTCGGCGATAAAAGAGGCTAATCTTGATATAAAACAATTTGACCCAAGACGAATTCAAAATACAATTTCAAGACAAAAAGGTGAATTGACGGACTACGAAACTTATCTTGAAGAAGCAGGCGATGAATACTTCCCTAAAATGCTCGCCATAATATGGGGCAACTATGAGAATATTTTAAAAAAACAAAACGCGCTTGATTTTGACGACCTCATCCTAAAAACAGTCATTCTTCTTCAAGAAAATCCTGAAATATTAAAATATTATCAATCCTTGTGGAAATATATCCACATAGACGAGTACCAAGATACAAATAAAAGCCAGTATACGCTTACAAAACTTCTTTCAAAAGAGCATAAAAACATTTGCGGGGTAGGCGACAGCGATCAATCAATTTATGGCTGGAGAGGGGCGGACTTTAAAAATATCCTTAATTTTGAAAAAGATTACCCTGATGTTAAACTTGTGCTTCTTGAAGAAAATTATCGCTCTACTAAAAATATTCTCTTTGCCGCAGATAAGGTAATAAAGAAAAATAAACTGCGCATAGACAAAAATATGTTTACCAAAAACAAAGAAGGCGAAAAAATAACGCTCTTTGAGGCGGAAAATGAAGAAAAAGAAGCTCTTTTTATAGCAGAAGAGATAGAAAAAATTATTTCTAAAAACAAAAGCGAGGCTTCAGGTATTGCCATACTTTATAGAGCTAATTTCCAATCACGCTCTTTAGAGGAAGCGTTGCTTAAAAAAGGCATTCCTTATCAAATTCTAGGGGTCCGTTTTTTTGAAAGAAAAGAGATTAAGGATATACTGACTTTTATAAAAGTGGCTTTAAATCCGGACGACCAAGAAGGGCTAAAAAGAATTATAAATATCCCGCCAAGGGGAATAGGAAAAACGACTCTTCTTAAGATATTCTCCGGCAAACAGAATGAACTTCCGCAAAAAACAGAGGAGAAAGTTAATGATTTCAATAAATTATTAACATCAATAAAAAAATCCATTCTCACAGAAAAGCCGTCACTGGTGATAAAAAATGTTATAAAAGCAACCGGAATGGAGGAGTTTTTAAAAAGCGGAAGTGAAGATGATCAAGAAAGATTGGAAAATATAAGAGAATTGGTAACATTAGGATTAAAATACGATGACTTTGAAGCGCCCCTAGGTATTGAGAAGCTCTTAACGGAAGCGTCTCTTGTATCAGACCAAGATTCAATACAAGAGAAAAATAAAGCGGTAAGGCTTATGACAGTGCACTCAGCCAAAGGACTTGAATTTAAATATGTATTTATCACCGGACTCGAAGAAGGTCTTTTCCCTCATCAAGATTTAGGCGGTAAGGGGGAGGAACACGAGGAAGAAGAGAGGAGGCTTTTTTATGTAGCATTAACCCGCGCAAAAGAAAAACTCTATTTAT
- a CDS encoding DUF5663 domain-containing protein → MIQQEEIKNTLIEELGLSSLSEGNKDLVISKFGESLLKRITAVTLGNLPEEARGEFNTLSKEGNNDKMHNFLQAKIPGIEELIQNEIKEGIAEFRNIVTGLK, encoded by the coding sequence ATGATACAACAAGAAGAAATAAAAAACACACTTATAGAAGAGCTTGGGCTTTCGTCTTTATCAGAAGGAAATAAAGATCTTGTAATTTCTAAATTCGGAGAAAGTCTGCTAAAGAGGATAACGGCTGTAACACTGGGAAATCTTCCGGAAGAAGCGCGTGGAGAATTTAATACATTAAGCAAAGAAGGCAACAACGATAAAATGCATAACTTTTTGCAAGCTAAAATTCCCGGGATTGAAGAATTAATTCAAAATGAAATAAAAGAAGGGATAGCAGAATTTAGAAATATTGTCACCGGGCTCAAATAA